One Pochonia chlamydosporia 170 chromosome 5, whole genome shotgun sequence DNA segment encodes these proteins:
- a CDS encoding L-threo-3-deoxy-hexulosonate aldolase (similar to Myceliophthora thermophila ATCC 42464 XP_003661574.1), whose protein sequence is MAARRPLPCGIYAPTMTFFNPETEDLDIPTIKKHAQRLIRDGLVGLVTMGSNGEAVHCTREEKLAVTKATREALDEAGFTSTPIILGATEGSVRGTVELSKLAAEAGADYTLLLPPSYYRAQIDEESIVNYFTAVADASPLPVIIYNYPGAVSGIDLDSDVLIKLGQHPNIVGTKFTCGNTGKLTRVALGTNAKTPFQEGSGYMAFGGMCDFTLQTLASGGSGIIAGGANVMPKVCARVWNLYAEGKKDEAQALQKILSRGDWPLTKAAIAGTKQAIQMNFGYGGYPRRPLKRLDEARLKAIEEGIREVMEVEKSL, encoded by the coding sequence ATGGCGGCAAGACGACCTTTACCATGCGGTATTTACGCACCCACAATGACCTTTTTCAACCCCGAAACCGAAGACCTCGACATCCCCACCATCAAGAAGCATGCCCAGCGCCTCATCCGGGATGGCTTGGTTGGACTGGTCACTATGGGGTCCAATGGTGAAGCCGTCCACTGCACCAGAGAAGAAAAGCTGGCCGTCACAAAGGCAACCCGTGAAGCTCTCGACGAGGCCGGCTTCACCTCGACGCCCATCATTCTGGGTGCCACCGAAGGCAGTGTGAGAGGAACTGTCGAGTTGAGCAAGctggctgctgaggctggtGCTGATTACACCCTCTTGTTACCCCCCTCGTACTACCGCGCCCAGATTGACGAAGAGTCCATCGTCAACTACTTTACTGCCGTTGCCGATGCCAGCCCCTTGCCTGTCATCATCTACAACTACCCCGGCGCCGTGTCTGGCATCGACCTCGACAGTGACGTTCTCATCAAGCTTGGACAGCACCCCAACATTGTCGGCACTAAATTCACCTGCGGCAACACTGGCAAGTTGACTCGCGTTGCCCTCGGCACCAATGCCAAGACTCCCTTCCAAGAAGGCTCCGGCTACATGGCCTTTGGTGGCATGTGCGACTTTACCCTTCAGACCCTTGCCAGCGGCGGAAGCGGCATCATTGCCGGTGGTGCCAATGTCATGCCCAAAGTGTGCGCTCGCGTATGGAACTTGTATGCCGAGGGCAAAAAGGACGAGGCTCAGGCTCTGCAAAAGATTCTGAGCCGAGGGGACTGGCCCCTGACCAAGGCAGCCATTGCTGGCACAAAGCAGGCTATCCAAATGAATTTCGGCTATGGTGGATACCCTCGGCGACCTTTGAAGAGGTTGGATGAGGCTAGGCTAAAGGCCATTGAGGAGGGCATCCGCGAGGTCATGGAAGTTGAAAAGTCCTTGTAG
- a CDS encoding NAD binding Rossmann fold oxidoreductase (similar to Neosartorya fischeri NRRL 181 XP_001263271.1): protein MAPINVLMIGTGEYTTGFVGTGASGSDKKVGVVGLTLFDLRRRGKVGNLGMAGVNGTKFPAIREHLNKNITQVYNGLDTSFDSFPGNDQKDPDAYKKAIDALSPGDAITIFTPDPTHYPIALYAIERGIHVLLTKPAVKELEHHQDLLRRAREKNVYVFVEHHKRFDPAYSDARFKAKNLGDFNYFYSYMSQPKYQLETFKSWAGKESDISYYLNSHHVDICDSMVQQLGYLPVKVSASSSKGVATDLGCVAETEDTISLLVTWAKKGDASKRGIGVYTSSWTAPQRAGVHTNQYFHYLASNGEIRVDQAHRGYDVADDGVGQIQWFNPFYMRYAPDEDGNFNGQTGYGYISLEKFVDGCTAVNEKRATLDDLDGKGLPTLKNTVATTAILEAGRRSIDEGREIGIAVEGDTWKLV from the exons ATGGCGCCTATCAATGTGTTGATG ATTGGTACCGGTGAATACACCACCGGCTTCGTGGGCACGGGAGCATCAGGCTCGGACAAGAAGGTTGGCGTCGTGGGACTCACGCTCTTTGATCTTCGTCGTCGCGGAAAAGTAGGCAACCTGGGCATGGCTGGCGTCAATGGCACCAAGTTTCCCGCCATCC GCGAACACTTGAACAAGAACATCACCCAAGTGTACAATGGCCTCGACACCTCCTTCGACAGCTTCCCAGGCAACGACCAAAAGGACCCCGACGCCTACAAGAAGGCCATTGACGCGCTCTCCCCCGGCGACGCCATTACCATCTTCACACCCGACCCCACGCACTACCCCATTGCGCTGTACGCCATTGAGCGTGGCATCCACGTGCTCCTCACCAAGCCTGCCGTCAAGGAACTCGAGCACCACCAGGACCTTCTGCGACGGGCGCGGGAGAAGAACGTCTACGTCTTTGTCGAGCACCACAAGCGCTTCGACCCGGCCTACTCGGACGCCCGcttcaaggccaagaacCTGGGCGACTTCAACTACTTCTACAGCTACATGTCGCAGCCCAAATACCAGCTCGAGACGTTCAAGTCGTGGGCGGGCAAGGAGTCCGACATCTCGTACTACCTCAACAGCCACCACGTTGACATTTGCGACTCCATGGTCCAGCAGCTGGGCTACCTGCCTGTCAAGGTATccgcctcctcatccaagGGCGTCGCCACGGACCTAGGCTGCGTGGCCGAGACGGAAGACACGATTTCGCTGCTCGTGACCTGGGCCAAGAAGGGCGATGCTTCAAAGCGCGGCATCGGTGTCTACACGTCTTCGTGGACGGCGCCGCAACGTGCTGGTGTCCACACGAATCAGTATTTCCACTATCTGGCGTCGAATGGAGAGATTCGCGTCGATCAGGCCCACCGTGGCTATGATGTTGCGGACGATGGGGTCGGCCAGATTCAGTGGTTCAACCCGTTTTACATGCGGTATGCGCCGGATGAGGACGGCAACTTTAACGGGCAGACCGGGTATGGGTATATTTCGCTCGAGAAGTTTGTGGACGGGTGCACCGCCGTGAATGAGAAGAGGGCCACgttggatgacttggatggCAAGGGTCTgccgacattgaagaatACGGTGGCCACTACGGCGATTCTGGAGGCCGGGAGGAGGAGTATCGATGAGGGGAGGGAGATTGGGATTGCGGTTGAGGGAGACACGTGGAAGTTGGTGTAA
- a CDS encoding initiator tRNA phosphate transferase RIT1 (similar to Metarhizium acridum CQMa 102 XP_007816160.1), with protein MSIPINDIQFPSQPSISTLLTSLKRSTLSIHNRLTSILSDTSFILDAASTLNRPLIANERCGSWYIPPHAKHASAYFKSTDGHERAWKFSTRRLNLHLIPMIESHDGVIIVDSTRRGKRMPDALSTTIPIWCAVLNRTLLPSHPLSSQLFLPPHLLPTTHAQITALIPQFVKSLEDLNLQSLPVLTKPLRPYWITQDSALPSEDVIYESYRPVICLTASRRTPTSEIDSNGYIQGAADDTENWAHGLTSSLFWAHKDELLSTTESELPDLIASLIDGETTTADTVVQLTPFLAVAALPAPKAECLVSLTNETTPKEEWIRSGTEMVVGLGKNKTASRNLRTALPDICDFVSRYLQGHPHGKVTIACASGTDTSVGTALALSCYLLDEEGRFRVPDGEARVTKPLVKRRLGSMMTVFPGGNPSRQTLQSVNSFLMDWRR; from the exons atgtcCATCCCCATAAACGACATACAATTCCCCTCCCAACCATCCATCTCAACGCTCCTCACATCCCTCAAACGCTCCACCCTCAGCATCCACAACCGCCTCACCTCCATCCTCTCCGACACGTCCTTCATCCTCGACGCCGCATCCACCCTCAACCGGCCACTCATCGCCAACGAACGCTGCGGAAGCTGGTACATCCCGCCACACGCAAAGCACGCATCCGCCTACTTCAAAAGCACAGACGGCCACGAGCGAGCATGGAAATTCAGCACCCGCCGTCTCAACCTGCACCTCATACCCATGATTGAATCCCACGACGG AGTAATCATTGTCGATTCTACAAGACGCGGAAAAC GCATGCCCGACGCCCtatccaccaccatccccatctgGTGCGCCGTCCTCAACAGAACCCTCCTCCCGTCTCACCCCCTCTCCTCGCAGCTCTTTCTCCCGCCGCACCTCCTCCCCACTACACACGCCCAAATCACCGCCCTGATACCCCAGTTCGTCAAGTCCCTCGAGGACCTGAACCTGCAGTCGTTGCCGGTCCTCACCAAGCCCCTTCGCCCGTACTGGATAACGCAGGACTCGGCGCTGCCGTCAGAGGACGTGATATACGAGTCCTACAGACCGGTCATATGTCTGACTGCTTCGCGTCGCACGCCCACCAGTGAAATAGATTCAAATGGATACATACAGGGCGCGGCAGACGATACGGAGAACTGGGCTCACGGGCTGACGTCCTCGCTGTTCTGGGCACACAAGGATGAGCTCTTATCAACAACTGAATCGGAACTCCCTGACCTGATAGCATCGCTGATAGATGGTGAGACCACGACGGCAGATACAGTCGTGCAATTGACGCCGTTTCTGGCCGTGGCGGCACTGCCTGCGCCTAAAGCAGAATGCCTCGTCTCGCTGACGAATGAGACGACGCCCAAGGAGGAATGGATACGGTCAGGCACAGAGATGGTGGTAGGGCTGGGCAAGAATAAGACGGCGAGTAGGAATCTGAGGACCGCGCTGCCTGATATATGCGACTTTGTGAGTCGATATCTGCAGGGGCATCCGCACGGCAAAGTGACGATTGCGTGTGCGTCGGGGACGGATACGTCTGTTGGGACGGCGCTCGCTTTGTCGTGCTACTTgcttgatgaggaggggCGGTTCCGCGTGCCGGATGGAGAGGCGAGGGTGACAAAACcgttggtgaagaggaggctgGGGTCCATGATGACGGTGTTTCCGGGCGGGAATCCGAGTAGGCAGACGTTGCAGAGCGTGAATAGCTTCCTGATGGATTGGCGGAGGTAA
- a CDS encoding HAD superfamily hydrolase (similar to Metarhizium acridum CQMa 102 XP_007816161.1) encodes MAKINTLLFDCDNTLVLSEELAFEACADLINKICAERGIKKEFTGESLIVEFVGQNFRGMLTTLQKENGIEIAPDDMEKYVRMEEDAVIAKLKASLRPCPGVDEQLERLAADNKYLLAVVSSSALRRVKASVDKVGQDKYFKGANGEDLIYSAATSLEKPTSKPDPAIYLHALKVLGKTAGESVAIEDSKSGTLSATRAGIKTIGYVGPYAEDRKAEMEKVLTDAGAVVMMRDWSEFPALLEKIESGAV; translated from the exons atggccaag ATCAACACCCTCCTCTTTGACTGCGACAACACGCTCGTCCTCTCAGAGGAACTTGCGTTCGAAGCGTGTGCcgacctcatcaacaagattTGCGCAGAGCGTGGCATCAAGAAGGAATTTACAGGCGAATCGCTCATAGTGGAGTTTGTCGGCCAAAACTTCCGTGGCATGCTGACCACGCTTCAAAAGGAGAATGGTATCGAGATTGCTCCTGATGACATGGAAAAGTATGTCCGCATGGAGGAAGACGCCGTGAttgccaagctcaaggcgTCGCTGCGCCCGTGCCCCGGCGTGGACGAGCAGCTGGAGAGGCTGGCTGCCGACAACAAGTACCTCCTTGCCGTGGTTTCTTCGTCTGCGCTGCGTCGTGTCAAGGCGTCGGTGGACAAGGTCGGCCAAGACAAGTACTTCAAGGGCGCTAACGGAGAGGACCTGATCTACTCTGCTGCTACGAGTCTCGAGAAGCCTACCAGCAAGCCTGACCCGGCCATCTACCTGCATGCGTTGAAGGTGCTGGGCAAGACGGCTGGGGAATCTGTGGCTATTGAGGATAGCAAGAGTGGTACGTTGAGTGCCACGAGGGCTGGCATCAAGACAATTGGCTATGTTGGGCCGTACGCCGAGGACAGGAAGGCGGAGATGGAAAAGGTGTTGACTGATGCTGGGGCGGTGGTCATGATGCGTGATTGGAGCGAGTTCCCTGCTTtgctggagaagattgaGTCTGGGGCTGTTTAG
- a CDS encoding dnaJ heat shock family protein (similar to Colletotrichum gloeosporioides Nara gc5 XP_007276880.1) has protein sequence MVKETKLYDTLAIKPEASQDEIKKAYRKAALKWHPDKNKDNPNAAEKFKECSQAYEILSDPEKRKVYDQYGLEFLLRGGGAPPPEGGAGGFPGGMPGGGFGGFDFGGGMPGGGGARTFHFSTGGGPGGGFNFNNPEDIFAEFMRQQGGGGMQDDDMPGLFSSFGGGGGGGGGRSGRTRMRSSGFGEPRHREHTPEITTVERPLPLTLEELYSGVTKKMKIKRKTFDETGKRVQTDQILEVPIKPGLKKGSKIKFNGVGDQVEGGRQDLHFIVEEKEHPLFKREDNDLIHAVTLDLKEALTGWKRTVTTIEGKQINLDKGGPTQPGSEDRYPGLGMPISKKPGQRGDFVIKYKVNFPSTLTPTQKQQLREIL, from the exons ATGGTCAAGGAGACGAAGCTTTACGATACACTGGCCATCAAGCCAGAGGCCAGCCAGGATGAAATTAAAAAGGCATATCG AAAAGCAGCCTTGAAATGGCACCCtgacaagaacaaggacaaTCCCAACGCAGCCGAAAAGTTCAAAGAGTGCTCCCAAGCATACGAGATCCTCTCCGATCCCGAGAAGCGCAAAGTCTACGACCAGTATGGCCTTGAGTTCCTCTtgaggggaggaggagcccCCCCTCCCGAGGGCGGTGCTGGCGGATTCCCCGGCGGTATGCCTGGAGGAGGCTTTGGCGGATTTGACTTTGGGGGAGGCATGcctggcggaggaggtgcTCGAACATTCCACTTCAGCACGGGCGGCGGCCCTGGAGGCGGATTCAACTTTAACAACCCAGAAGACATCTTTGCCGAGTTTATGCGGCAACAAGGCGGCGGAGGCATGCAAGATGATGATATGCCCGGCCTCTTCTCGTCgtttggcggtggtggtggcggcggcgggggACGTTCTGGCCGTACGAGGATGAGATCGTCTGGTTTTGGTGAGCCGAGACACCGGGAGCACACGCCAGAAATCACGACCGTGGAGCGCCCTCTTCCGTTGACGTTGGAAGAACTGTACAGTGGCGtgaccaagaagatgaagattAAGCGCAAGACGTTTGACGAGACGGGCAAACGGGTGCAAACGGACCAAATCTTGGAGGTTCCCATCAAACCGGGCCTGAAGAAGGGCTCCAAGATTAAGTTTAATGGTGTGGGGGATCAAGTCGAGGGTGGTCGACAGGATTTACACTTTATTGTGGAAGAG AAAGAGCACCCTCTCTTCAAGCGTGAAGACAACGACCTCATCCATGCCGTAACGCTGGATCTCAAGGAAGCCCTGACAGGGTGGAAGCGAaccgtcaccaccattgaAGGCAAGCAAATCAACTTGGACAAGGGCGGGCCGACGCAACCAGGAAGCGAGGACAGGTACCCAGGCCTGGGAATGCCCATTTCCAAGAAGCCAGGTCAGCGGGGTGACTTTGTCATCAAATACAAGGTCAACTTCCCGTCGACCCTGACACCGACTCAGAAGCAGCAATTGCGGGAAATTTTGTAA
- a CDS encoding ubiquitin interaction domain-containing protein (similar to Cordyceps militaris CM01 XP_006672939.1): MASTAPSEEQISQVIDFAGLNPHDDRTMVIQALKDNGGNVEAVVMQYFDNPQSFRQKFMSAWNDSLFSADRDGTVNQTAFHIESMNKNDGVQSNTPPPEAYGPTAPSRPPSRSTGRSPLGRMVDWAAGDAPAGSNGPSKEDEDMQRALRESAEEAGIALPEQQSGVMDTQAASAPHFGPANRTDYDQGNWAMVPAGPLESAVPSAPAPSRRKRMNGAPAFLIQGINTVGSHGLGGLLTVLHEISLARNALLETGTPAASYGFNTEWWNGQEILPADVLARLQSGVLEWGHQQESKPDVEEEIHRLMAFLDQTERSYGSVSVLTDLIPYPSLGPEKQFYEYLGPRNEEKLKPLIHAAALAPVFGDDLGDEEAKFGLLEMEHLRSDYSYIKTLYESLDHTMWSDVLSWNELHEGSKMAIFKEMGEVLAIKVNGDGPQDSIDIPEKLYLEKYQANRKDEARRIQKSWCETKNTLVKIANEEQQLYGWRNDWDHQMFDKKQMIEKATIQWKAYNEYLQSLGRFRGMEASGFDTDKYPDYRMAPCEMNEEEGAASERVDEVLQMLLHMLTDIDKRLDSLNADMDQIVAKQRFLGRLLTQPEKPDRPKPMTCKEFLLRGVVTPSDVTYVCQRAQPDLIELGEHPKQLDQWWRLAYAPKDGERPVTAEKVEIERVLRDVWQETKTPLMIYATEAALNVAPTPLTAPLQRFARAENKSFRHELHQEATAATEPDETKKIPSSGSIDPISPSKRKHRADSIDSMDSNRASIGSDDAQNGFDNPFDDGQTSTATMTASGTPAATTVVETGVDMDTASPEAMAVQELDSEANKT, translated from the exons ATGGCTTCAACGGCACCGTCGGAGGAGCAGATCTCGCAAGTCATTGACTTTGCAGGTCTCAACCCCCACGATGACCGAACCATGGTAATCCAGGCGCTCAAG GACAACGGCGGCAATGTCGAAGCAGTGGTTATGCAGTATTTTGATAACCCCCAGTCG TTTAGACAAAAGTTTATGAGTGCATGGAACGACAGCCTATTCTCGGCGGATAGGGATGGCACGGTAAACCAAACAG CGTTTCATATCGAATCGATGAACAAGAACGACGGCGTCCAGAGCAACACACCACCGCCCGAGGCGTATGGGCCTACGGCACCGTCGCGGCCGCCGTCAAGATCAACCGGACGATCGCCACTGGGTAGAATGGTGGACTGGGCAGCAGGCGATGCTCCCG CTGGATCGAACGGACCCTCgaaagaagacgaagataTGCAGAGGGCCCTTAGAGAGTctgccgaagaagctggcaTTGCCTTGCCGGAGCAGCAGTCGGGTGTCATGGACACACAGGCGGCGTCAGCACCGCATTTCGGACCTGCGAATCGAACCGATTACGATCAAGGCAACTGGGCTATGGTCCCAGCAGGCCCCTTGGAGTCTGCAGTGCCGTCGGCCCCGGCACCGTCACGGCGTAAACGAATGAATGGAGCGCCGGCTTTCTTGATACAAGGGATAAATACGGTGGGCAGCCATGGACTTGGCGGCCTTTTGACGGTGCTACACGAGATTTCTCTGGCGAGGAACGCGTTACTGGAGACTGGCACACCCGCTGCGTCGTACGGGTTCAACACTGAATGGTGGAATGGTCAGGAGATTCTGCCAGCGGATGTGCTCGCACGACTGCAGTCCGGAGTCCTGGAATGGGGACATCAACAAGAAAGCAAGCCGGATGTCGAGGAAGAGATTCATCGACTCATGGCGTTCCTGGACCAAACGGAGCGGAGCTATGGAAGCGTCAGTGTTCTTACCGACCTCATCCCATACCCCAGCCTGGGGCCCGAAAAGCAATTCTACGAGTACCTCGGACCGAGAAACGAGGAAAAGCTGAAACCGCTGATACACGCGGCGGCGCTTGCTCCCGTGTTTGGCGACGACCTGGGCGACGAGGAGGCCAAGTTTGGGcttttggagatggagcatttgCGTAGCGACTACTCATACATCAAGACGCTGTATGAATCACTGGACCATACCATGTGGAGCGACGTCTTGTCGTGGAACGAGCTACACGAAGGGTCCAAGATGGCCATTTTCAAGGAGATGGGCGAGGTGCTAGCCATCAAAGTTAATGGAGATGGACCCCAGGACTCGATTGATATCCCTGAGAAGCTGTACTTGGAAAAGTACCAGGCAAACCGCAAAGACGAGGCGCGACGCATCCAAAAATCATGGTGCGAAACTAAGAATACCCTTGTGAAGATTGCAAATGAAGAGCAGCAGCTGTACGGGTGGCGCAATGATTGGGACCATCAAATGTTcgacaagaagcaaatgaTAGAAAAGGCCACGATCCAGTGGAAGGCATACAACGAGTACCTGCAAAGCTTGGGCAGGTTTCGAGGGATGGAGGCGTCCGGGTTTGACACGGACAAGTACCCAGACTACCGCATGGCTCCTTGCGAGATGAATGAGGAAGAGGGAGCTGCATCGGAGCGGGTGGACGAGGTGCTGCAGATGCTCCTCCACATGCTCACTGATATTGACAAGCGACTAGACT CACTAAacgcagacatggaccaaatCGTGGCCAAGCAGAGGTTCCTCGGCCGGCTGCTCACGCAGCCCGAGAAGCCAGATAGACCAAAACCGATGACGTGCAAAGAATTTCTGCTGCGGGGAGTTGTTACGCCATCAGATGTCACTTATGTCTGCCAGCGAGCTCAGCCGGATCTTATTGAGTTGGGCGAGCATCCCAAGCAATTGGATCAGTGGTGGCGGCTGGCCTACGCTCCCAAGGATGGCGAGCGGCCCGTGACGGCAGAG AAAGTAGAGATTGAACGTGTACTACGGGACGTCTGGCAAGAAACCAAGACACCGTTGATGATATACGCCACAGAAGCAGCACTAAATGTTGCACCAACACCCCTGACGGCGCCGTTGCAGCGATTTGCGCGAGCGGAAAATAAGTCGTTCCGCCATGAATTGCACCAGGAAGCTACGGCGGCCACGgaaccagacgagaccaagAAGATACCCTCATCGGGATCGATAGACCCCATTTCACCTTCCAAGAGGAAACACCGAGCGGATAGCATAGACTCTATGGATAGCAATCGTGCCTCCATTGGGAGCGACGACGCCCAGAATGGATTTGACAATCCGTTTGACGACGGACAGACGTCGACGGCCACCATGACGGCGTCAGGAACGCCGGCAGCCACGACGGTTGTTGAAACGGGCGTGGATATGGATACAGCCTCACCAGAGGCCATGGCTGTGCAGGAGTTGGACAGTGAGGCTAACAAAACGTGA